A genomic window from Meleagris gallopavo isolate NT-WF06-2002-E0010 breed Aviagen turkey brand Nicholas breeding stock chromosome 23, Turkey_5.1, whole genome shotgun sequence includes:
- the SKI gene encoding ski oncogene isoform X1, translating to MAAHSTERPEDAAVAGCSRTRREGHREHEPGTQPSPCRAGNKVPSDPPASKKTKIDDSASQSPASTEKEKQSSWLRSLSSSSNKSIGCVHPRQRLSAFRPWSPAVSANEKELSTHLPALIRDSSFYSYKSFENAVAPNVALAPPAQQKVVSNPPCATVVSRSSEVPSSTAQPRKRKHAAETPAVPEPVATVTAPEEDKESEAEIEVETREEFTSSLSSLSSPSFTSSSSAKDMSSPGMQAPVPVNSSYEVAAHSDSHSSGLEAELEHLRQALDSGLDTKEAKEKFLHEVVKMRVKQEEKLNAALQAKRSLHQELEFLRVAKKEKLREATEAKRNLRKEIERLRAENEKKMKEANESRIRLKRELEQARQIRVCDKGCEAGRLRAKYSAQIEDLQVKLQHAEADREQLRADLMHEREAREHLEKVVKELQEQLWPKSSSQSSSENTTSNIEN from the exons ATGgcagctcacagcacagagcgGCCCGAAGATGCGGCAGTCGCTGGGTGCAGCAGAACCAGGAGAGAAGGGCACAGAGAACACGAGCCAggcacccagcccagcccctgCAGAGCTGGAAATAAG GTTCCTTCAGATCCTCCTGCTTCCAAGAAAACCAAAATAGACGACTCTGCTTCCCAATCTCCAGCTTCtactgagaaggaaaagcagtccAGTTGGTTACGGTCCTTATCCAGTTCATCTAATAAG AGTATTGGCTGTGTCCATCCCCGTCAGCGTCTCTCAGCTTTCCGGCCCTGGTCCCCTGCTGTATCAGCAAatgagaaagagctctcaacCCATCTTCCTGCATTGATCCGAGACAG CAGTTTTTACTCCTACAAAAGCTTTGAGAATGCTGTGGCCCCCAATGTGGCACTCGCACCTCCTGCCCAACAGAAAGTTGTGAGCAATCCACCCTGTGCCACAGTGGTGTCCCGGAGCAGCGAGGTGCCCAGCAGCACCGCACAGCCACGGAAAAGGAAACATGCTGCAGAGACCCCAGCTGTCCCAGAGCCAGTGGCCACTGTTACTGCCCCTGAAGAGGATAAGGAATCAGAAGCAGAAATTGAAGTAGAAACTAGGGAGGAAT tcACCTCCTCCTTATCCTCGCTCTCCTCCCCATCCTTTACTTCATCCAGCTCTGCAAAGGACATGAGCTCACCTGGGATGCAAGCCCCAGTCCCAGTCAACAGTTCATATGAGGTTGCAGCACATTCTGACTCTCACAGCAGTGGGTTGGAAGCTGAGCTGGAGCACCTAAGGCAGGCCCTGGACAGTGGCCTAGATACAAAAGAAGCCAAAGAAAAATTCCTCCATGAAGTTGTTAAAATGAGAGTGAAGCAGGAAGAGAAGCTAAATGCTGCCTTGCAAGCCAAACGCAGCCTACATCAG GAGCTGGAGTTCCTAAGAGTGGCAAAGAAGGAGAAACTGAGAGAAGCAACGGAGGCAAAGCGCAACTTAAGGAAAGAGATTGAACGTCTGAGAGctgagaatgagaagaaaatgaaggaagcCAACGAGTCTCGGATACGGCTAAAGAGGGAGCTGGAACAAGCCAGGCAGATCCGGGTTTGCGACAAGGGTTGTGAAGCTGGCAGGCTTCGGGCCAAGTACTCTGCCCAG aTTGAGGACCTACAAGTTAAGCTTCAGCACGCAGAGGCTGACAGGGAGCAGCTCCGAGCTGACCTGATGCATGAGAGGGAGGCTCGAGAACACTTGGAAAAAGTAGTCAAGGAACTTCAGGAACAGCTGTGGCCTAAATCAAGCAGTCAATCCAGCAGTGAAAACACAACGAGCAACATTGAGAATTAA
- the SKI gene encoding ski oncogene isoform X2: MAAHSTERPEDAAVAGCSRTRREGHREHEPGTQPSPCRAGNKVPSDPPASKKTKIDDSASQSPASTEKEKQSSWLRSLSSSSNKSIGCVHPRQRLSAFRPWSPAVSANEKELSTHLPALIRDSFYSYKSFENAVAPNVALAPPAQQKVVSNPPCATVVSRSSEVPSSTAQPRKRKHAAETPAVPEPVATVTAPEEDKESEAEIEVETREEFTSSLSSLSSPSFTSSSSAKDMSSPGMQAPVPVNSSYEVAAHSDSHSSGLEAELEHLRQALDSGLDTKEAKEKFLHEVVKMRVKQEEKLNAALQAKRSLHQELEFLRVAKKEKLREATEAKRNLRKEIERLRAENEKKMKEANESRIRLKRELEQARQIRVCDKGCEAGRLRAKYSAQIEDLQVKLQHAEADREQLRADLMHEREAREHLEKVVKELQEQLWPKSSSQSSSENTTSNIEN; the protein is encoded by the exons ATGgcagctcacagcacagagcgGCCCGAAGATGCGGCAGTCGCTGGGTGCAGCAGAACCAGGAGAGAAGGGCACAGAGAACACGAGCCAggcacccagcccagcccctgCAGAGCTGGAAATAAG GTTCCTTCAGATCCTCCTGCTTCCAAGAAAACCAAAATAGACGACTCTGCTTCCCAATCTCCAGCTTCtactgagaaggaaaagcagtccAGTTGGTTACGGTCCTTATCCAGTTCATCTAATAAG AGTATTGGCTGTGTCCATCCCCGTCAGCGTCTCTCAGCTTTCCGGCCCTGGTCCCCTGCTGTATCAGCAAatgagaaagagctctcaacCCATCTTCCTGCATTGATCCGAGACAG TTTTTACTCCTACAAAAGCTTTGAGAATGCTGTGGCCCCCAATGTGGCACTCGCACCTCCTGCCCAACAGAAAGTTGTGAGCAATCCACCCTGTGCCACAGTGGTGTCCCGGAGCAGCGAGGTGCCCAGCAGCACCGCACAGCCACGGAAAAGGAAACATGCTGCAGAGACCCCAGCTGTCCCAGAGCCAGTGGCCACTGTTACTGCCCCTGAAGAGGATAAGGAATCAGAAGCAGAAATTGAAGTAGAAACTAGGGAGGAAT tcACCTCCTCCTTATCCTCGCTCTCCTCCCCATCCTTTACTTCATCCAGCTCTGCAAAGGACATGAGCTCACCTGGGATGCAAGCCCCAGTCCCAGTCAACAGTTCATATGAGGTTGCAGCACATTCTGACTCTCACAGCAGTGGGTTGGAAGCTGAGCTGGAGCACCTAAGGCAGGCCCTGGACAGTGGCCTAGATACAAAAGAAGCCAAAGAAAAATTCCTCCATGAAGTTGTTAAAATGAGAGTGAAGCAGGAAGAGAAGCTAAATGCTGCCTTGCAAGCCAAACGCAGCCTACATCAG GAGCTGGAGTTCCTAAGAGTGGCAAAGAAGGAGAAACTGAGAGAAGCAACGGAGGCAAAGCGCAACTTAAGGAAAGAGATTGAACGTCTGAGAGctgagaatgagaagaaaatgaaggaagcCAACGAGTCTCGGATACGGCTAAAGAGGGAGCTGGAACAAGCCAGGCAGATCCGGGTTTGCGACAAGGGTTGTGAAGCTGGCAGGCTTCGGGCCAAGTACTCTGCCCAG aTTGAGGACCTACAAGTTAAGCTTCAGCACGCAGAGGCTGACAGGGAGCAGCTCCGAGCTGACCTGATGCATGAGAGGGAGGCTCGAGAACACTTGGAAAAAGTAGTCAAGGAACTTCAGGAACAGCTGTGGCCTAAATCAAGCAGTCAATCCAGCAGTGAAAACACAACGAGCAACATTGAGAATTAA